The Methanocalculus natronophilus genome window below encodes:
- a CDS encoding DUF2106 family protein has product MIIHRISRILSNFDNLSKVYAVLVILVMAGGIISIPSFDYQGDRLYPKTIDRESPLDPYDRGGEGSAPPVLAAEYPENTPYLGYTTAYLSPLAVLIASNTLHMGTTIVSHPGGVIDEILYATRGLDTVAETAVLFIGFAIAAYLFRRRDDA; this is encoded by the coding sequence ATGATTATCCACCGTATCTCCCGGATCCTTTCAAATTTTGATAATCTCTCAAAGGTGTATGCGGTACTTGTTATCCTTGTTATGGCAGGCGGAATTATCAGCATCCCCTCATTTGACTACCAGGGAGACAGGCTCTACCCAAAGACCATAGACCGGGAGAGCCCGCTTGACCCCTATGACCGCGGCGGGGAGGGATCCGCCCCACCTGTGCTTGCAGCAGAGTATCCGGAAAACACCCCGTATCTTGGATACACGACTGCCTATCTCTCCCCATTGGCTGTTCTGATAGCATCAAACACCCTGCATATGGGGACAACCATTGTATCACACCCGGGCGGGGTGATTGATGAGATCCTCTATGCCACCCGGGGGCTGGACACCGTGGCTGAGACTGCAGTCCTCTTTATAGGGTTTGCAATTGCTGCATATCTCTTCAGAAGGAGGGATGATGCATGA
- a CDS encoding DUF2107 family protein: MNVEFIIGIGLIILGTVATAWPSPKTYITRLINLEIPAFGLLIIMLSFDETIALLTFIAVTVITTFVFVRVIGKKEGSG, from the coding sequence ATGAATGTTGAGTTCATCATTGGAATCGGCCTAATCATCCTCGGAACCGTGGCAACGGCCTGGCCCAGCCCGAAAACCTACATAACACGACTCATCAACCTGGAGATACCGGCATTTGGTCTGCTCATCATCATGCTCTCCTTTGATGAGACAATAGCCCTTCTGACCTTCATCGCAGTCACGGTTATCACAACCTTCGTCTTTGTCCGGGTGATCGGCAAGAAGGAGGGGAGCGGATGA
- a CDS encoding CxxC-x17-CxxC domain-containing protein, with protein sequence MEGRNFGGRGNFGGPRRFDGPREMSKAVCSDCGCECEVPFKPTEGRPVYCRDCLPKHRKPRF encoded by the coding sequence ATGGAAGGAAGAAATTTTGGCGGCCGGGGTAATTTCGGCGGCCCAAGAAGATTTGATGGTCCTCGTGAGATGTCAAAGGCAGTCTGTTCAGATTGCGGATGCGAATGTGAAGTTCCCTTTAAGCCAACAGAGGGCAGACCCGTCTATTGCCGTGACTGCCTCCCGAAGCACCGGAAACCCCGGTTCTAA
- the serS gene encoding serine--tRNA ligase — MLDIKFIRANPDIVRADLLKRNDNERLVWVDELLMADQRVRELKVEIDALRSRRNTISREINAARKAGDDTSALLEEAKALPEKIRSLDQIKDEAEEQVRYYLMRLPNILDESVPAGEGEAGNVEIRKVGTIRQFSFPLKNHGQLAVEQGWADFERAARASGSGFSYLKGNLVLLDMALQRYAIDLLMKQGFTPIIPPYMMNRESYEGVTDLSDFEDVMYKIQDMESYLIATSEHPICAMYQDEIFEEKDLPLKLAGLSPCFRKEIGSHGIDTKGLFRVHQFHKVEQFVFCKPQDSPAFHDELLLNAEQLYTDLGLPYHVVLICTGDIGTVAAKKYDIEVWMPREEAYREVVSCSNCTSYQAVRLGMRMRDPEDFETKHYIHTLNSTEVATSRTIRAILENYQQEDGSVEIPRVLRPYMNDMEYL; from the coding sequence GTGCTTGATATAAAATTCATACGGGCCAATCCCGATATTGTCAGGGCGGATCTCTTGAAAAGAAACGACAATGAGCGCCTTGTATGGGTTGATGAACTCCTTATGGCAGACCAGCGGGTTCGTGAGCTCAAAGTCGAAATTGATGCGCTCCGCAGCCGGAGAAACACCATCTCGCGCGAGATCAATGCTGCAAGAAAGGCAGGTGACGATACCTCGGCACTTCTGGAAGAGGCAAAAGCGCTCCCAGAAAAGATCCGATCTCTGGACCAGATTAAGGACGAGGCAGAAGAGCAGGTTCGCTACTACCTGATGCGCCTGCCAAATATTCTGGATGAGAGTGTGCCGGCAGGCGAAGGAGAGGCCGGAAATGTCGAGATTCGAAAAGTCGGAACAATCCGGCAGTTCAGTTTTCCCCTTAAAAATCATGGCCAGCTGGCAGTCGAACAGGGATGGGCCGATTTCGAGCGGGCGGCACGGGCATCGGGATCAGGGTTCTCCTATCTCAAAGGGAATCTCGTGCTTCTTGATATGGCACTCCAGCGGTATGCCATCGATCTCCTGATGAAGCAGGGATTCACCCCGATCATCCCCCCATACATGATGAACCGGGAGTCATATGAGGGCGTCACAGATCTCTCGGATTTTGAGGATGTGATGTATAAGATCCAGGATATGGAATCCTACCTGATCGCGACAAGCGAGCACCCGATCTGTGCAATGTATCAGGACGAGATATTTGAGGAGAAGGATCTCCCCCTGAAACTCGCCGGACTCTCCCCCTGCTTCAGAAAAGAGATCGGATCGCACGGTATAGATACAAAAGGGCTCTTCCGGGTGCACCAGTTCCATAAAGTCGAGCAGTTTGTCTTCTGCAAGCCGCAAGACTCGCCTGCATTCCATGATGAGCTCCTTTTGAATGCAGAACAGCTCTATACAGACCTTGGCCTCCCCTACCATGTCGTACTCATCTGCACAGGGGATATCGGCACAGTTGCTGCAAAGAAATATGATATTGAGGTCTGGATGCCGCGTGAAGAGGCATACCGGGAGGTTGTCTCCTGTTCCAATTGTACATCATACCAGGCAGTCCGTCTCGGCATGCGGATGCGTGACCCTGAAGATTTTGAGACAAAACACTATATCCACACCCTGAACTCAACCGAAGTCGCAACATCCAGGACCATACGGGCCATCCTTGAGAACTATCAGCAGGAGGATGGATCTGTTGAGATCCCCCGTGTTCTGCGGCCGTATATGAATGATATGGAGTATCTCTGA
- a CDS encoding respiratory chain complex I subunit 1 family protein codes for MIEIIIAAIFFGLLLHGIHRKVIARVQCRPGPPIWQDILHTFKFLFKETWIPKTSSQVVYVGVVAILIALWTAALMVIVTRQSLLLLFGFYVIHKIVEHGIGLASGSPYTKFGAIRSVISAASELPLLASVALIYLITGSLMLGDIAEFQAIHGPLIIVAFPAAFAFYIIILSKVHYAPFSIVEAKELVSGYWTEHFGAWRGLMNLALGLKTFVLLYTFIILFIGTVSLPVTLLLVLLLMISISFVCAATPMLSPYDSVTIQVLTTALIALYIIYLGVFA; via the coding sequence ATGATCGAGATCATCATTGCTGCAATCTTCTTTGGCCTCCTCCTCCACGGAATTCACCGGAAGGTGATAGCCCGGGTGCAGTGTCGCCCAGGACCTCCCATCTGGCAGGATATCCTCCACACCTTCAAATTTCTCTTTAAGGAGACCTGGATTCCGAAGACATCGAGCCAGGTGGTATATGTCGGCGTTGTTGCTATTCTCATCGCACTCTGGACAGCAGCGCTGATGGTGATCGTCACCCGCCAGAGCCTGCTCCTCCTCTTTGGATTCTATGTCATCCACAAGATTGTTGAGCACGGCATTGGTCTTGCGTCAGGCTCCCCATATACCAAGTTCGGGGCGATCAGGTCAGTCATCTCAGCCGCATCAGAGCTGCCACTCTTAGCAAGTGTCGCTCTCATCTACCTGATCACCGGATCCCTTATGCTCGGGGATATCGCCGAATTCCAGGCCATACACGGCCCACTGATCATTGTTGCATTCCCCGCAGCATTCGCATTCTACATAATCATCCTCTCAAAAGTCCATTATGCCCCATTCTCGATTGTCGAGGCAAAAGAACTTGTTTCCGGATACTGGACCGAGCACTTCGGAGCATGGCGGGGCCTGATGAACCTCGCGCTTGGATTGAAGACCTTTGTCCTTCTCTATACCTTTATCATCCTCTTTATCGGAACAGTCAGCCTGCCTGTCACGCTGCTGCTTGTACTGCTGCTGATGATCTCAATCTCGTTTGTCTGTGCAGCAACACCGATGCTCTCACCCTATGACTCGGTGACTATCCAGGTACTCACAACAGCCCTGATTGCACTCTACATCATCTACCTGGGGGTATTTGCATGA
- a CDS encoding DUF1959 family protein: MSQYLYERDLRSMKLLILESRRHDAVAREVATILGIKRQMVRKILIEKLDMAFLENIPARCDAVRSSGDEISTVLGIPLLTRALMLLPREEGDLLVDKTQRKIKNGVQRDVALKEAREEILELISR; encoded by the coding sequence ATGAGCCAGTACCTGTATGAGCGAGATCTCAGGAGCATGAAGCTCCTTATACTTGAGAGCAGGCGCCATGATGCCGTAGCCAGGGAAGTTGCCACAATACTTGGTATAAAACGTCAGATGGTCAGAAAGATACTGATAGAGAAACTGGATATGGCGTTTCTTGAGAATATCCCTGCACGGTGTGATGCGGTTCGTTCCAGCGGAGATGAGATCTCAACTGTTCTTGGAATCCCGCTTCTCACACGTGCTCTCATGCTGCTGCCCAGGGAAGAGGGTGATCTGTTAGTGGACAAGACACAGAGAAAGATAAAAAATGGAGTTCAACGGGATGTTGCACTCAAAGAAGCAAGAGAAGAGATACTGGAGTTGATCTCCAGATGA
- a CDS encoding DUF2108 domain-containing protein, with amino-acid sequence MIDALIQIALAVLIFSGAVAATLWKSPFDKLIGISILTAGIIPFIVMRGYLDVAIVVSLIIPVSTIFILLLLGRSAR; translated from the coding sequence GTGATCGATGCTCTCATCCAGATTGCACTGGCTGTGCTGATCTTTTCCGGAGCAGTTGCTGCAACACTCTGGAAGAGCCCGTTTGATAAGCTGATTGGGATCTCAATTTTGACAGCAGGGATAATCCCCTTTATTGTCATGCGTGGATACCTTGATGTTGCAATTGTGGTCTCTCTGATTATTCCGGTGAGCACAATCTTTATTCTGCTCCTCCTTGGGAGGTCTGCCAGATGA
- a CDS encoding FAD-dependent oxidoreductase — MVIVVGSGAGGAAAARYLAEAGCDVLIIERGPALSGKDAGSSYANVDAGVRLMRTFCLGGTTMVSGGNALRCLEDELLDCGIDLSSHFAAIEKELAVAPLPDHLIGEGTRRLITAAEKSGYPVHPMPKFINPDLCCMDGRCAFGCPSDARWSALRFLRQAEADGAVIRTGTVVDDVILSHGEAAGVRSGSKVFRDDMIILAAGALETPRLLQNLSLPTTPLFADTFVSIGGLLSGIGMNMDVPMGAYIPFEGGILLPHYSRTLQALLGNKGFEAGQQDIIGMMVKIRDDDCGSVGSEIRKDVTVQDAERLIQGSAYAASILTNAGADPASLVSAPLRGSHPCGTARIGISVDTELQTAVPGLYVTDASVLPKAPGAPPILTILALARHAAEKMVT, encoded by the coding sequence ATGGTTATCGTGGTCGGATCCGGTGCAGGGGGTGCGGCTGCTGCCCGCTATCTTGCCGAAGCCGGATGCGATGTATTGATCATCGAACGAGGGCCCGCTCTGTCAGGAAAGGATGCAGGCAGCAGTTATGCAAATGTTGATGCCGGAGTCCGCCTGATGCGGACCTTCTGCCTCGGCGGAACAACGATGGTATCTGGGGGAAACGCCCTCCGCTGCCTTGAAGATGAGCTTCTGGATTGTGGAATCGATCTCTCTTCTCATTTTGCAGCAATTGAAAAAGAACTTGCAGTTGCCCCACTTCCAGATCATCTCATCGGTGAAGGGACACGCAGGCTGATTACTGCTGCAGAGAAGTCCGGCTATCCGGTTCACCCCATGCCCAAGTTCATCAACCCCGATCTCTGCTGCATGGATGGCAGATGTGCGTTCGGCTGTCCAAGTGACGCCCGCTGGTCAGCGCTCCGGTTTTTACGCCAGGCAGAAGCAGATGGTGCAGTGATCCGAACCGGAACTGTTGTGGATGACGTGATTCTCAGTCATGGAGAGGCAGCAGGTGTCCGCTCCGGATCAAAGGTTTTCAGGGATGACATGATCATTCTCGCAGCCGGAGCACTGGAGACGCCACGTCTTCTCCAGAACCTCTCGCTCCCGACAACCCCTCTTTTTGCCGATACATTCGTCTCAATTGGTGGCCTGCTTTCGGGCATCGGGATGAATATGGATGTCCCGATGGGTGCATATATCCCCTTTGAAGGCGGGATTCTCCTTCCCCATTACTCCCGCACGCTCCAGGCGCTCCTCGGAAACAAAGGGTTTGAAGCAGGCCAGCAGGATATTATCGGGATGATGGTGAAGATCCGGGATGATGATTGTGGATCTGTTGGATCAGAAATACGAAAAGATGTCACCGTGCAGGATGCCGAACGTCTGATACAGGGATCTGCGTATGCAGCATCAATTCTCACAAACGCCGGGGCAGATCCCGCGAGCCTGGTATCTGCACCACTCAGGGGCTCACACCCCTGCGGGACAGCCAGGATCGGTATCTCAGTGGATACAGAGCTGCAGACAGCAGTCCCGGGACTCTATGTGACAGACGCATCAGTATTGCCAAAGGCTCCGGGAGCACCCCCGATACTCACAATCCTGGCTCTTGCCAGGCATGCTGCAGAAAAGATGGTTACATGA
- a CDS encoding AI-2E family transporter encodes MSIGGYPDRYVVIAIGAIMIAAALAFWPLLAVILLAASLAVVLLPIQRQFIRVINPAVSAFLIAVLVVLVAISALGFAIAVFYSHADYISYIINTILTWVGTISDVGTAPVAQSEINDWIMLQLDGFSAWSLGLIYQAPMIAVQILIFLMALMAFLYRGDEIYAEIVEALPGRLQAGVREMSQTAVGTLYAIYVVHFVTALITFLLAIPFFYFLGYDYVLFYATLAGLFQLVPILGPSLLMLFLGIYAVSIGDLRSAALIAFVGYPIVCAVPDLVFRPLIMGMRAKLNPLLMWIGFFGGLAIMGIIGFVLGPLFIALIVSGYVVLIRELKEAKRREDVDNMENVENMENSENIET; translated from the coding sequence ATGTCCATTGGTGGCTACCCTGACAGGTATGTCGTCATCGCGATAGGCGCAATCATGATCGCAGCAGCCCTTGCATTCTGGCCGCTGCTGGCTGTGATCCTCCTTGCTGCATCCCTTGCAGTTGTGCTTCTTCCGATTCAACGGCAGTTCATAAGGGTAATCAATCCTGCGGTATCTGCGTTTCTCATTGCTGTACTGGTTGTACTGGTTGCAATTTCTGCACTAGGCTTTGCTATTGCGGTCTTCTATTCTCATGCGGACTATATCAGCTATATCATCAATACAATTCTCACCTGGGTGGGAACAATCAGCGATGTCGGAACTGCCCCGGTTGCCCAGAGCGAGATTAATGACTGGATCATGCTGCAGCTTGATGGTTTTTCGGCATGGTCACTTGGGCTGATTTATCAGGCTCCGATGATTGCAGTCCAGATTTTAATCTTTTTGATGGCCCTGATGGCATTTCTCTACAGGGGAGATGAGATATATGCTGAGATCGTCGAGGCACTTCCCGGACGGCTCCAGGCCGGTGTCAGGGAGATGTCACAGACTGCGGTTGGAACACTCTATGCAATCTATGTCGTCCATTTTGTAACGGCACTAATCACCTTCCTCCTGGCAATTCCGTTCTTTTATTTCCTCGGGTATGATTATGTCCTCTTCTATGCAACACTTGCCGGACTCTTCCAGCTTGTGCCGATCCTCGGGCCGTCGCTTCTGATGCTCTTTTTAGGGATTTATGCCGTCTCAATTGGAGATCTCAGGAGTGCGGCGCTTATTGCTTTTGTCGGGTATCCTATCGTCTGTGCTGTTCCTGATCTCGTCTTCCGCCCGCTCATCATGGGTATGCGGGCGAAGCTCAATCCGCTTCTTATGTGGATAGGGTTCTTTGGCGGTCTTGCCATCATGGGGATCATCGGTTTTGTCCTCGGCCCGCTCTTTATTGCTTTAATCGTCTCAGGGTATGTGGTTCTTATACGAGAGCTGAAAGAGGCAAAAAGACGCGAAGATGTGGACAATATGGAAAATGTGGAGAATATGGAGAATTCGGAAAATATAGAGACCTGA
- a CDS encoding tetratricopeptide repeat protein gives MDHIFRSLLICSMWIIVLLLTCLSAGCVDTVSEWNARGVGFAETGQYHEAVEAYNQAILLDPGFAPAWKNKGDAERELGRIDDALYSYERALAIDPDNADTWYAHGDLLLDINRNEEALRSLNRAAAADPLYRDAWNKRGLALFRLELFEDAILSYDTARAIDPDYTAAWINRGDALGELGRYEDATASFDAALAIDPADARAWKHRGIWLAKAEKLDSAIASFNKALAVDPSAHEIWYLRGRIQKEAGYLADALSSLNTAVSIDPDNPDIWNSRGDVLRSMGRYDEAVASYTRAIEIDPDYNGTVIQDAEKNTWIVTDIVREYYRTHTYREIDWFVCTDMSIGVWNMVETAGIPAKIGVGNIDDAHAVPTAFNHAWVVAEIAPGDWLALETTGGFTVSREKNPNYYRGFFFDNPRQFKDYLDLMDRHNLQVERIRQLQAESNDIIEEYQREADYYNRLVEEYNTYIGRQLSHQEYTRALSLEKQIAQKRPVVERLEARVELQRQALERERAVLQEYISMRPEIQRL, from the coding sequence ATGGATCACATCTTCCGCTCTCTTCTGATCTGCTCCATGTGGATCATTGTTCTTCTTTTGACCTGTCTGTCTGCCGGATGTGTCGATACTGTCTCGGAATGGAATGCACGTGGGGTCGGATTTGCAGAAACGGGACAGTACCACGAAGCAGTTGAAGCCTATAATCAGGCAATCCTACTTGATCCGGGTTTTGCTCCCGCATGGAAGAACAAAGGTGATGCCGAGCGAGAACTCGGACGTATTGATGATGCGTTGTACTCCTATGAGAGGGCACTTGCCATTGACCCGGATAATGCAGATACCTGGTATGCCCATGGTGATCTCCTCCTTGATATCAACCGAAATGAAGAGGCACTCAGGTCATTAAACAGGGCTGCAGCAGCAGATCCGCTGTACCGTGATGCGTGGAATAAACGTGGTCTGGCTCTCTTTCGGCTTGAACTCTTTGAGGATGCGATCCTCTCATATGATACTGCACGTGCCATCGATCCGGATTATACCGCAGCCTGGATTAACCGGGGTGATGCACTTGGGGAACTCGGGCGTTATGAAGATGCGACAGCCTCATTTGATGCGGCTCTGGCAATTGATCCAGCAGATGCAAGAGCCTGGAAACATCGCGGCATCTGGCTTGCGAAGGCAGAAAAGCTGGATAGTGCGATTGCATCATTTAACAAGGCTCTGGCAGTTGATCCGTCCGCACATGAGATATGGTATCTCCGGGGCAGGATACAGAAAGAAGCGGGTTATCTGGCTGACGCACTCTCATCCCTGAATACAGCAGTCTCGATAGATCCTGATAATCCGGATATCTGGAACAGTCGTGGAGATGTACTCAGAAGCATGGGCAGGTACGATGAGGCGGTTGCCTCCTATACACGGGCAATTGAGATTGACCCGGACTATAATGGAACAGTCATTCAGGATGCAGAAAAAAACACATGGATAGTCACAGATATTGTCAGAGAATATTACAGAACCCATACATACAGGGAGATTGACTGGTTTGTATGCACCGATATGTCCATTGGTGTCTGGAATATGGTTGAAACTGCAGGTATACCTGCAAAAATCGGGGTTGGGAATATTGATGATGCACATGCTGTCCCAACAGCCTTTAACCATGCATGGGTTGTTGCAGAGATAGCACCCGGCGACTGGCTCGCACTTGAAACTACAGGTGGCTTCACTGTCTCACGTGAGAAGAACCCGAATTATTACAGGGGTTTCTTCTTCGACAATCCGCGCCAGTTCAAGGATTATCTTGACCTGATGGACAGGCATAATCTTCAGGTTGAACGCATCAGGCAGCTGCAGGCAGAATCAAATGACATAATCGAAGAATACCAAAGAGAAGCTGACTATTATAACAGGCTTGTAGAGGAATACAACACCTATATCGGACGGCAGCTCTCCCACCAGGAGTATACCCGTGCTCTCAGTCTGGAGAAGCAAATTGCACAAAAACGTCCAGTTGTTGAGAGACTGGAGGCGAGGGTTGAACTCCAGAGGCAGGCTTTGGAGCGGGAGCGAGCAGTACTGCAGGAATACATCAGCATGCGCCCTGAGATACAACGGTTATAG
- a CDS encoding EhaG family protein encodes MIETFHIGLYAAALCIIIAFFSFIKESDDLHRLILTDLAAIMALFLIALVGTDLAEALILPGLVVAISKLMALSEVYIMKEGIRHNKENSVLDIEVLKSAPAILAAILVIYGIILSGFPGGAVAGVGIIFYLICKGHKERFELIETASGYAWVGWMLAFFIMIIIPSQWFLAMMLAGGAILLKVTAKLSLIGTMRGDNNV; translated from the coding sequence ATGATAGAGACGTTCCATATTGGACTCTATGCAGCTGCCCTCTGCATCATCATCGCATTCTTCTCCTTCATCAAGGAGAGCGATGACCTCCACCGCCTTATCCTGACAGATCTCGCTGCCATCATGGCGCTCTTCCTGATCGCCCTTGTCGGCACCGATCTTGCAGAAGCACTGATCCTGCCCGGGCTTGTTGTTGCCATCTCCAAACTGATGGCTCTCTCAGAGGTCTATATCATGAAAGAAGGCATCAGGCACAACAAGGAGAATAGTGTCCTTGATATTGAGGTGCTCAAAAGTGCCCCTGCCATTCTTGCGGCAATCCTTGTCATCTATGGTATCATCCTCTCGGGCTTCCCAGGTGGTGCAGTTGCAGGTGTCGGGATCATCTTCTATCTCATCTGCAAAGGCCATAAAGAGAGATTTGAGCTTATCGAGACCGCAAGCGGGTATGCATGGGTTGGCTGGATGCTGGCTTTCTTTATCATGATCATCATCCCGTCCCAGTGGTTCCTTGCCATGATGCTCGCCGGGGGGGCTATCCTTCTGAAAGTAACAGCCAAACTCTCACTCATCGGTACCATGCGGGGTGACAACAATGTTTGA
- a CDS encoding ATP-binding protein, with protein sequence MDLGVGRVGDRDLGISAQEIVTGRTCVIAQSGAGKSWGIAVLCEHLCRSYIGFCLIDTEGEYFSLKDRFPIIWIGSDEDCDFDIETVDLYSVMRDAISSSRQIIFDVSEVDMRVKATALVNILYEIESEMRKPYLLIVEEADKFIPQSRESIKMIEEISRRGRKRGLGLLVATQRPSLVQKNVLSQCNNQIIGKLTIDNDLKAVAHFFNARKEVEELITLEPGEFFVMGGLVREKILMKFGERETKHRGVTPQIIAGVPVVTNPDPVQKAEEPGVAVTAPVEAETEEAEEEEDSTIILPGSPLPKVNEADNAIPPSIRREEAIRIAQRFCRRSFWMRRYLDRVTALERVSWPLFCVWVKYHGGILKKTTRKASFIIEGFHGGKVDLSDGLLIRPGFSELLGLEEQQVRTLAVLTQSPLTLPELEAETSLSQAEVKKAIRILQKKRQITEMKNEAGATVYLPLLEQPIPKLSSLDQMLHHTLKPLGGGSRTPVVTEVALRKVLKGLEPTAEITKFQTIYYPVYEATIATDNGEKTIFIDGVTGREITGLSD encoded by the coding sequence ATGGATCTTGGTGTAGGAAGAGTTGGCGATCGTGATCTTGGGATCAGTGCGCAGGAGATTGTCACCGGGAGAACCTGTGTCATCGCACAATCCGGAGCTGGGAAGAGCTGGGGTATTGCTGTCCTCTGCGAACATCTCTGCAGATCATATATTGGCTTTTGTCTCATCGATACCGAAGGTGAGTATTTTTCTCTCAAAGATCGTTTCCCTATCATATGGATTGGATCAGATGAGGACTGTGATTTTGATATTGAAACTGTTGATCTCTATTCGGTGATGAGAGATGCAATCTCCTCATCCCGGCAGATCATCTTCGATGTTTCTGAAGTGGATATGCGGGTAAAAGCAACTGCGCTTGTCAATATCCTCTATGAGATTGAATCAGAGATGCGAAAGCCATACCTCCTGATCGTGGAAGAGGCAGACAAGTTCATTCCGCAGTCACGGGAGTCGATCAAGATGATCGAAGAGATATCAAGACGTGGCAGGAAGCGTGGACTGGGGCTCCTCGTTGCCACGCAGCGGCCGTCTCTTGTCCAGAAGAACGTCCTCAGCCAGTGCAATAACCAAATCATCGGAAAACTGACAATCGATAATGATCTCAAAGCGGTGGCTCACTTCTTTAATGCACGAAAAGAGGTTGAGGAGCTGATTACCCTTGAACCCGGTGAGTTTTTCGTCATGGGCGGGCTTGTCAGGGAGAAGATCCTGATGAAGTTTGGGGAGCGCGAGACGAAACACCGGGGTGTTACGCCCCAGATTATTGCAGGAGTCCCGGTAGTCACAAATCCAGATCCTGTACAGAAGGCAGAGGAACCAGGTGTTGCAGTCACTGCACCGGTGGAGGCAGAGACGGAAGAAGCTGAAGAAGAGGAAGACTCAACGATAATACTGCCGGGGAGCCCTCTTCCAAAAGTAAATGAGGCAGATAACGCAATACCGCCTTCTATACGGCGTGAGGAAGCGATCCGGATTGCACAGCGTTTCTGCCGCCGGAGCTTCTGGATGCGCAGGTACCTTGACCGGGTCACTGCTCTTGAACGGGTTTCATGGCCGCTCTTCTGTGTCTGGGTAAAGTATCATGGCGGGATACTCAAAAAGACGACACGCAAGGCATCCTTTATCATCGAAGGGTTTCATGGGGGGAAAGTCGATCTCTCTGATGGTCTCCTGATCAGGCCCGGATTTTCTGAGCTTCTTGGCCTTGAGGAGCAGCAGGTCAGGACACTCGCTGTGCTGACGCAAAGCCCCCTCACGCTTCCTGAGCTTGAAGCAGAGACCTCACTCTCCCAGGCAGAAGTGAAAAAGGCAATCAGGATACTCCAGAAAAAGCGTCAGATAACTGAAATGAAAAATGAGGCCGGGGCAACCGTCTACCTGCCACTGCTTGAGCAGCCCATACCAAAACTCTCCTCGCTCGATCAGATGCTGCACCATACACTTAAACCGCTTGGCGGAGGATCGCGAACCCCGGTTGTCACTGAGGTGGCGCTTCGGAAGGTGTTGAAGGGACTTGAACCAACCGCTGAGATTACGAAGTTCCAGACAATCTATTATCCTGTCTATGAAGCCACAATCGCAACTGACAACGGTGAAAAGACGATCTTCATAGACGGGGTCACCGGGCGCGAGATCACCGGATTATCGGACTAA
- a CDS encoding DUF2109 family protein: protein MESLIAAVICLTIALSGAIRAIIERDTLLRLPYVNVMNFGIAGFIVLLLPHPLTLGVAAAYFIGSTLEANAIASAYARREQQ, encoded by the coding sequence GTGGAGAGCCTGATTGCAGCAGTAATCTGCCTGACAATTGCCCTGTCTGGTGCTATACGTGCCATCATAGAGAGAGATACCCTTCTCCGCCTGCCGTATGTGAATGTCATGAATTTTGGCATCGCAGGTTTCATCGTTCTTCTCCTCCCCCATCCTCTCACTCTCGGGGTTGCGGCAGCCTATTTTATCGGTTCAACCCTTGAGGCAAACGCAATCGCAAGTGCCTATGCACGGAGGGAACAGCAGTGA
- a CDS encoding rubredoxin → MEAHSSFRCIVCGYIYDPMRGQPQKGIEPGTPFEDLPDDYACPVCGVSILTQNSAFVRIDETEITCGLDRMYGNTR, encoded by the coding sequence ATGGAGGCTCACTCGTCTTTCCGGTGTATTGTCTGTGGGTATATCTATGATCCTATGAGAGGCCAGCCACAGAAGGGAATCGAACCCGGAACGCCATTTGAGGATCTTCCCGATGATTATGCCTGCCCTGTCTGCGGCGTCTCCATACTCACACAGAACTCTGCATTTGTCAGGATTGATGAAACGGAGATTACGTGCGGACTCGACAGGATGTATGGAAATACCAGGTGA